In Buchnera aphidicola (Kaburagia rhusicola ensigallis), the following are encoded in one genomic region:
- a CDS encoding mannitol-1-phosphate 5-dehydrogenase, with protein MKALHFGAGNIGRGFIGQILVHSGFHLTFSDINEDIVNSINARRKYDIEILSKNLFLDSIQGVQAIHIHDPNISSIIAESDIITTAVGVNNVNTLANVISKGIIHKIEIKKNNCVNIIACENSFRCSSELKKCVLGLLSKKYHQYLENNIGFVDAVVDRIISCNDKRKDDILFVRVEPFKELICDINQFRGNIPKIVDMQLSNDLDACVERKLFTLNTGHAITAYLGLLYGYSNVYSAILDKRIYDVVYGAMSESGNVLELRYNWDKIVHNKYIHSILSRFRNDYLIDDLIRIGRNPLRKLRKNDRLIKPILGTLEYQCSNINLTKGVAAALCYKNFYDSEAIQLSNLIETKGVNYILSEISGLDLRLPVVDSINKNFFFFKNQLCNNRNFI; from the coding sequence ATGAAAGCATTACATTTTGGCGCTGGGAATATAGGTAGAGGATTTATTGGACAGATATTGGTACATTCGGGATTTCATTTAACTTTTTCTGATATTAATGAGGATATTGTTAATTCTATTAATGCGCGTCGCAAATATGATATTGAAATATTGAGTAAAAATCTTTTTTTAGATTCAATTCAAGGAGTACAGGCTATACATATTCATGATCCTAATATTTCATCTATCATAGCAGAATCGGATATAATTACTACAGCAGTAGGAGTAAATAATGTTAATACGTTAGCGAACGTAATTTCGAAAGGAATTATACATAAAATAGAAATAAAAAAAAACAATTGTGTTAATATTATTGCGTGCGAAAATTCTTTTCGTTGCAGTTCGGAATTAAAAAAATGTGTTCTAGGTTTATTATCTAAAAAATATCATCAATATTTAGAGAATAACATTGGATTTGTAGATGCAGTAGTGGATAGAATTATATCATGTAATGATAAAAGAAAGGATGATATATTATTTGTAAGAGTAGAACCGTTTAAAGAATTAATATGCGATATAAATCAATTTCGAGGTAATATTCCTAAAATTGTTGATATGCAATTAAGTAATGATTTAGATGCGTGCGTTGAAAGAAAATTATTTACTTTAAATACTGGGCATGCAATTACCGCATATTTAGGTTTATTATATGGGTATAGTAACGTTTATAGTGCTATTTTAGATAAGAGAATATATGATGTTGTGTATGGTGCTATGAGTGAAAGCGGAAATGTATTAGAATTGCGATATAATTGGGATAAAATTGTACACAATAAATATATTCATTCAATTTTATCTAGGTTTAGAAATGATTATTTAATTGATGATTTAATACGAATAGGTCGTAATCCTTTGAGAAAATTACGTAAAAATGATCGTTTGATAAAACCTATTTTAGGAACTTTAGAGTATCAATGTTCTAACATTAACTTAACAAAAGGCGTAGCTGCTGCATTATGTTATAAAAATTTTTATGATAGTGAAGCAATACAATTGAGTAATCTAATTGAAACTAAAGGAGTTAATTATATTTTATCTGAGATTAGTGGATTAGATTTAAGGTTACCTGTAGTAGATTCAATTAATAAAAATTTTTTCTTTTTTAAAAATCAGTTATGTAACAATAGAAATTTTATTTAA